The following proteins are encoded in a genomic region of Bradyrhizobium sp. SK17:
- a CDS encoding UDP-glucose/GDP-mannose dehydrogenase family protein: MKIAMVGTGYVGLVSGACFADFGHQVVCVDKDAGKMEALKRGKIPIYETDLDKLVETNTAAGRLTFTTELAGAVCDADAVFIAVGTPSRRGDGHADLSYVYAAAREIGAALRKFTVVVTKSTVPVGTGDEVERLIRETNPNADFAVASNPEFLREGAAIQDFRHPDRIVVGTEDDRAKRVMGEVYRPLYLNQAPILYTARRTAELIKYAANAFLATKITFINEIADLSEKVGANVQEVARGIGLDNRIGTKFLHAGAGYGGSCFPKDTRALFKTALDHDVQLKIVEATLTANDNRKRAMARKVANVLGGELRGKTIGVLGLTFKPDTDDMREAPSIPLINGLIDFGAKVRAYDPVGMEQARKELPEIEYCNDAYECARQADALVIVTEWRQFRALDLKRIKQEMKHPVVVDLRNIYRPDEMATHGFTYDSIGRPR; this comes from the coding sequence ATGAAGATTGCAATGGTTGGAACGGGATATGTAGGTCTCGTCTCCGGAGCGTGTTTTGCCGACTTCGGCCACCAGGTCGTTTGCGTCGACAAAGACGCCGGCAAGATGGAAGCCCTGAAGCGCGGCAAGATCCCGATCTACGAAACCGACCTCGATAAGCTCGTCGAGACCAACACCGCCGCCGGTCGGCTGACCTTCACGACGGAGCTAGCGGGAGCCGTGTGCGATGCCGATGCCGTGTTCATCGCGGTCGGAACGCCGTCGCGGCGCGGCGACGGCCATGCCGACCTGAGCTATGTTTACGCCGCCGCGCGCGAGATCGGCGCGGCGCTCAGGAAGTTCACGGTGGTGGTGACGAAGTCGACCGTGCCAGTGGGCACCGGCGACGAGGTCGAACGGCTGATCCGCGAGACCAATCCCAATGCCGATTTCGCCGTTGCGTCGAACCCCGAATTCCTGCGCGAGGGCGCGGCGATCCAGGATTTCCGCCATCCCGACCGGATCGTCGTCGGCACCGAGGACGACCGGGCCAAGCGGGTGATGGGCGAAGTCTATCGCCCGCTCTACCTGAACCAGGCGCCGATCCTCTATACCGCGCGGCGCACGGCGGAATTGATCAAATACGCCGCAAATGCATTCCTTGCCACCAAGATCACCTTCATCAACGAGATCGCCGATCTCTCCGAGAAGGTCGGAGCGAATGTGCAGGAGGTCGCGCGCGGCATCGGGCTCGACAACCGGATCGGCACCAAGTTCCTGCATGCCGGCGCGGGCTATGGCGGCTCCTGCTTCCCGAAGGACACCCGCGCATTGTTCAAGACCGCGCTCGACCACGACGTCCAGCTGAAGATCGTCGAAGCCACGCTGACCGCCAACGACAACCGCAAGCGCGCGATGGCGCGCAAGGTCGCCAACGTGCTCGGCGGCGAGCTGCGCGGCAAGACCATCGGTGTGCTCGGGCTGACCTTCAAGCCCGACACCGACGACATGCGCGAGGCGCCCTCGATCCCGCTGATCAACGGCCTGATCGACTTCGGTGCCAAGGTTCGCGCCTACGATCCGGTCGGCATGGAGCAGGCCCGCAAGGAATTGCCGGAAATCGAGTACTGCAACGACGCCTATGAGTGCGCGCGACAGGCGGATGCGCTCGTCATCGTGACCGAGTGGCGCCAGTTCCGCGCGCTCGATCTCAAGCGCATCAAGCAGGAGATGAAGCATCCGGTCGTCGTCGACCTGCGCAACATCTACCGTCCTGACGAGATGGCCACGCACGGCTTCAC
- a CDS encoding glycosyltransferase — MSTKTIGKQRPSGAEYASLQTQFTRCDRTTFSGFVYDRADLGRRYTVELLIDGEPYMSSICDEFVTELAAAGIGDGRFGFTFSLPDQVSASAGIVEARLANLGNPVGVPIRCDVAPEGRWLRICEIEWAGGLRFEGWVAQDVDEDVEILIAQRPLMTVKPTGWTNVARGGEVGVGRRIDFNLPEHLADGRVRGLTARTISGRSLVSEPIAFVAFDRGLEQAIAELGRWDSERLRGQLFDRLVPASVPLHAYRGWKERFSPTVQSDVRSEAAVVLIGEVRVDESIESLEAQQHAAWSAVCLPARDFSKFDPKAVREFVDGDAANSAFFIFCLSGTILAEDALQRFAAAFAAEPDCDLVYGDLEVSAGAVWPLAFPAFDLERALEQGYGAYCFAVRRHRALEAMQSATSLYDIFLSCVEPARTYHLPGSVAALPQIDASAAVGELAAASEAYLARAGVEANVEPRKGGLLPAVQVKRAVDWDERTTIIIPTRNRAELLRRCIETVTPAAHETNARILVVDNGSTEPETLAYLQRLLAEDIDVISVEGPFNFARINNAAVDFADTENICFLNNDIEALDDGWLAELLWRLAAPDVGAVGAKLLWPNSVVQHGGVVLGTRFSAEHAFNDRMDGDPGYGDLLHVAHECSAVTAACLLMRRRDFLTVGGMDEIRFPINFNDIDLCLKLRQLGKRIVFTPDAKLVHMESASRGRDAAPDRKSRFKHELSMLRAKWGEVLLDDPYYSPLLGLDSTPFSALAWPPRSWKPRANLLPIPTVPPIGM; from the coding sequence ATGAGCACGAAGACGATTGGCAAGCAGAGGCCCTCAGGAGCTGAGTACGCGTCGTTGCAAACGCAATTCACCAGATGCGATCGCACGACGTTTTCCGGATTTGTGTATGACCGCGCCGATCTCGGCCGGCGCTATACCGTCGAACTGCTGATCGACGGCGAGCCATACATGTCATCAATTTGTGACGAGTTCGTAACAGAGCTCGCCGCCGCCGGGATTGGCGACGGCCGCTTTGGCTTTACGTTCAGCTTGCCAGATCAGGTCAGCGCGAGCGCCGGGATCGTGGAAGCGCGATTGGCGAATCTCGGCAATCCCGTCGGCGTACCGATTCGCTGTGACGTCGCGCCGGAAGGGCGATGGCTCCGGATCTGCGAGATCGAATGGGCTGGAGGTTTGCGGTTCGAGGGCTGGGTCGCGCAGGACGTCGACGAGGACGTCGAGATCCTGATCGCGCAGCGGCCGCTGATGACGGTGAAGCCGACCGGCTGGACCAACGTCGCGCGGGGAGGCGAGGTCGGCGTCGGGCGCCGGATCGATTTCAATCTGCCGGAGCATCTTGCCGATGGTCGCGTGCGCGGGCTGACCGCGCGGACCATCTCGGGCCGCAGCCTGGTGTCCGAGCCGATCGCATTCGTCGCGTTCGATCGTGGATTGGAGCAGGCCATCGCCGAGCTCGGACGCTGGGATAGCGAGCGCTTGCGCGGACAGCTGTTCGATCGGCTGGTGCCGGCCTCGGTGCCGCTGCACGCCTATCGCGGCTGGAAAGAGCGCTTCTCGCCGACGGTGCAGTCCGACGTTCGATCCGAGGCGGCGGTCGTCCTGATCGGCGAGGTCAGGGTCGACGAAAGCATCGAGAGCCTCGAAGCGCAGCAACACGCGGCCTGGTCGGCGGTGTGCCTGCCGGCGCGGGACTTCAGCAAGTTCGATCCAAAGGCCGTGCGTGAGTTCGTCGATGGCGATGCGGCCAACAGCGCGTTCTTTATCTTCTGCCTGAGCGGGACGATTCTCGCGGAAGATGCCTTGCAACGCTTCGCCGCCGCATTCGCCGCCGAACCGGACTGCGATCTGGTCTATGGCGACCTCGAGGTTTCCGCCGGCGCGGTCTGGCCGCTGGCGTTTCCGGCATTCGATCTCGAGCGCGCGCTGGAGCAGGGCTATGGCGCGTATTGCTTTGCCGTGCGCCGGCACCGTGCGCTGGAGGCGATGCAATCGGCGACGTCGCTCTACGACATCTTCCTGTCCTGCGTGGAGCCTGCGCGGACCTACCATCTGCCGGGATCGGTCGCGGCCTTGCCGCAGATCGATGCATCGGCCGCGGTAGGCGAGCTCGCTGCTGCGAGCGAAGCGTATCTGGCGAGGGCCGGCGTCGAGGCCAACGTCGAGCCGCGAAAGGGCGGGCTCCTTCCGGCGGTTCAGGTCAAGCGCGCCGTCGATTGGGATGAGCGGACCACCATCATCATCCCGACCCGGAATCGCGCCGAACTTCTCAGGCGATGCATCGAGACGGTGACGCCGGCCGCGCATGAGACCAACGCCCGGATTCTCGTCGTCGACAACGGCTCAACGGAGCCCGAAACACTGGCCTATCTGCAACGCCTTCTGGCGGAGGATATCGACGTCATCTCGGTCGAGGGGCCGTTCAACTTCGCACGCATCAACAACGCCGCGGTCGATTTCGCCGACACGGAGAACATCTGCTTTCTCAACAACGACATCGAGGCGCTCGACGACGGCTGGCTGGCGGAGCTGCTGTGGCGGCTCGCCGCGCCCGATGTCGGAGCGGTCGGCGCGAAGCTGCTGTGGCCGAACAGCGTCGTGCAGCATGGCGGGGTGGTGCTCGGAACCAGGTTCTCGGCCGAGCACGCCTTCAACGACCGGATGGACGGGGATCCCGGTTACGGAGACCTGCTGCATGTCGCGCACGAATGTTCGGCGGTGACGGCGGCGTGCCTGCTGATGCGAAGGCGCGACTTCCTCACCGTCGGCGGCATGGACGAGATCCGCTTTCCGATCAACTTCAACGATATCGATCTGTGCCTGAAGCTGCGTCAGCTCGGCAAGCGGATCGTGTTCACGCCGGACGCGAAGCTGGTTCACATGGAGTCGGCCAGTCGCGGCCGCGATGCCGCGCCGGACCGCAAGTCGCGCTTCAAGCACGAGCTGTCGATGCTGCGTGCGAAATGGGGCGAGGTGCTGCTCGACGATCCCTATTACAGTCCGCTGCTGGGGCTGGATTCGACGCCGTTCTCAGCGCTGGCATGGCCGCCGCGATCATGGAAGCCGCGCGCCAACCTGCTGCCGATCCCGACCGTTCCTCCAATCGGGATGTAG
- a CDS encoding glycosyltransferase: MTADARRTRFSSRALHHIDLERAAVEALEARDFHRAFALADRRCRILPHPDARAHLLRAEALFRLDLTDAAVTSVARALELEPDDLAAARRMLAWGDGPQQIEAARSVARRDDDPVSVRSALLLLEQNGQHSCARVDFLDEEVKGWVTWRGPDDPHLSLMQAGQSSTVRLPSDPSHRFARDDRRAAGFRLMRPASATSQRLEITQGDQVIASVQLPANRAPEHRGAPERPARARNGDAAALTVIIPVYRDLAATRACIDSALAAVACTPGATILIVDDASPEPDIKRLLAGLATEPRIRILANEHNLGFVGAVNRALGETDGGDVVLLNSDTIVPKHALQRLRSAVRSTPGVGTATPLSNNGEYTSFPVPNRSNPLPSPGELELLDQLAGRINSGIAIDIPNGIGFCLYVTRECLDAVRELSDDFYRGYLEDVDFCLRAAEAGFRNVCIPSVLVGHEGSRSFLGEKRSLVMRNLRVLEHRYRRYATECAAFLIADPLRDCRAALELALHAHDKHAGGRHVILCGSPAGRAIAIGRSRQLANEGTRGLIAHFRPEGRQQLASIFDPDGGAPQSLAFDVATDHGREALLTFLAGLDIRSLEIAEPNRVPGACLAQLTQRFAYDLLIIDTALATPRPIGSGVGPDWPSLIAGARRVTPIDRRSADFAEAALGLRTAKPHTPSTAPTRHRAMDGPPRPGVLALHANTTEFRFIKALSDHMADADEDVEIVVLGTTLDDLKLMQRANVMITGEPAADDVATLIDGHGITHLVLDLGEPMFGHPLADALLATGLPVAATAWISASGSGRTADLGLRPDSGAAETVAAVRDWLIEDPLLHPDWRNGRDRQQVGARLP; the protein is encoded by the coding sequence TTGACCGCCGACGCCCGCAGGACCCGCTTTTCGTCCAGAGCGCTCCACCACATCGATCTCGAGCGCGCCGCCGTCGAAGCGCTCGAGGCGCGCGACTTCCACCGGGCGTTCGCGCTTGCCGACCGCCGTTGCCGCATCCTGCCCCATCCGGACGCCCGCGCCCATCTGCTGCGCGCGGAAGCGCTGTTTCGCCTGGATCTCACCGACGCCGCGGTCACCAGCGTGGCCCGCGCGCTCGAGCTCGAGCCGGACGACCTGGCCGCGGCGCGGCGAATGCTGGCATGGGGCGACGGCCCGCAGCAGATCGAAGCGGCGCGAAGCGTCGCGCGGCGCGACGACGATCCGGTGTCGGTCCGGAGCGCCCTCCTGCTGCTGGAGCAGAACGGCCAGCACAGCTGCGCCCGCGTCGACTTCCTCGACGAGGAGGTGAAGGGCTGGGTGACATGGCGAGGGCCGGATGATCCACATCTCTCGCTGATGCAGGCGGGTCAGTCCAGCACCGTCCGGCTTCCGTCCGATCCCAGCCACAGATTCGCGCGCGATGATCGGCGGGCCGCCGGATTCCGCCTGATGCGACCGGCATCCGCGACCTCGCAGCGCCTCGAGATCACGCAAGGCGACCAGGTCATCGCAAGCGTCCAACTGCCGGCCAACCGCGCCCCGGAGCATCGCGGCGCGCCCGAGCGGCCGGCCCGCGCGCGAAACGGCGACGCAGCCGCACTCACGGTCATCATCCCGGTTTACCGCGACCTCGCCGCGACGCGCGCCTGCATCGACAGCGCATTGGCCGCCGTCGCCTGCACGCCGGGCGCGACCATCCTGATCGTGGACGACGCATCGCCGGAGCCCGACATCAAGCGCCTGCTCGCCGGGCTGGCCACGGAGCCGCGCATACGAATTCTGGCCAATGAGCACAATCTCGGCTTCGTCGGCGCGGTCAACCGGGCGCTCGGCGAGACCGACGGTGGTGACGTCGTGCTGCTGAACTCCGACACCATCGTGCCGAAGCACGCGCTGCAACGCTTGCGAAGCGCCGTGCGATCGACGCCGGGCGTCGGCACCGCGACGCCGCTCTCGAACAATGGCGAATACACCAGTTTTCCGGTCCCGAACCGTTCCAATCCGCTGCCCTCGCCCGGCGAATTAGAATTGCTGGATCAGCTTGCAGGCAGGATAAATTCCGGGATCGCGATCGACATCCCCAACGGCATCGGGTTTTGCCTGTATGTCACCCGCGAATGCCTCGATGCCGTGCGCGAACTGTCCGACGATTTCTATCGCGGCTATCTCGAGGACGTCGATTTCTGCCTGCGCGCCGCGGAAGCCGGCTTCCGCAACGTGTGCATCCCCTCGGTCCTCGTCGGCCACGAGGGCTCGCGCTCGTTCCTCGGCGAGAAACGCTCGCTGGTGATGCGCAATCTTCGCGTGCTCGAGCATCGTTACCGGCGCTACGCCACCGAGTGCGCCGCGTTCCTGATTGCCGATCCGCTGCGTGACTGCCGCGCAGCGCTCGAGCTCGCGCTGCACGCCCATGACAAGCACGCCGGCGGCCGACACGTCATCCTCTGCGGCTCACCCGCCGGCCGCGCGATCGCGATCGGGCGAAGCCGCCAGCTCGCCAACGAGGGCACGCGCGGCCTGATCGCGCATTTCCGTCCCGAGGGACGACAACAACTGGCCTCGATCTTCGATCCGGATGGCGGCGCGCCGCAATCGCTTGCATTCGACGTCGCGACGGACCACGGCCGCGAGGCCTTGTTGACGTTTCTCGCAGGTCTCGACATCCGCTCGCTCGAGATCGCGGAGCCGAACCGCGTCCCCGGCGCGTGCCTTGCGCAACTGACGCAGCGCTTCGCCTACGATCTCCTGATCATCGACACTGCGCTTGCCACGCCGCGGCCGATCGGATCGGGCGTTGGTCCGGACTGGCCGAGCCTGATCGCGGGCGCGCGACGCGTGACGCCGATCGACCGGCGTAGCGCCGATTTCGCCGAAGCGGCGCTCGGTCTGCGAACGGCCAAGCCACACACCCCTTCCACCGCACCAACGCGGCATCGCGCGATGGATGGCCCGCCGCGTCCCGGCGTGCTCGCCCTGCACGCCAACACGACGGAATTCCGCTTCATCAAAGCATTGAGCGACCACATGGCCGACGCCGACGAAGACGTCGAGATCGTCGTGCTCGGCACTACCCTCGACGATCTCAAGCTGATGCAGCGCGCCAATGTCATGATCACCGGTGAACCCGCCGCTGACGACGTCGCGACGCTGATCGACGGTCACGGCATTACGCACCTCGTTCTCGATCTCGGCGAACCGATGTTCGGACATCCGCTGGCGGACGCGCTGCTGGCAACCGGACTCCCGGTCGCGGCGACGGCGTGGATCTCCGCATCCGGCAGCGGCCGAACAGCGGACCTCGGGCTGCGGCCCGATTCCGGCGCCGCTGAAACGGTTGCCGCAGTACGCGACTGGCTGATCGAGGATCCCCTGCTACATCCCGATTGGAGGAACGGTCGGGATCGGCAGCAGGTTGGCGCGCGGCTTCCATGA
- a CDS encoding glycosyltransferase family 4 protein, whose amino-acid sequence MNVLFVHNNFPAQYRHIARALAGRPGNRVVAVGSSTATAAPEIRLLKYSTTKSDSAEVHPFARRFDVEARRAEEVLYALSSLSGQGFVPDLIFAHPGWGETLPLRTMFPRARIILYCEFFYGAEGRDVGFDPEFPMTGLDGNVALHLKNATTLLALTECDVGVSPTPWQRSTFPAEFRSKIEVIHEGVDTDEVKPNPVARFRLPNGATLSADDEVITYVSRNLEPVRGFHVFMRSLPGILAARPNAQVVIVGGSGTSYGANPPKGSSWKSMFLDEIRSDIDLRRVHFLGRIPRDQYLELLQVSSVHVYLTYPFVLSWSLLEAMSAGCAVVVSDTAPLRDIISDGNGLLAPFFDIDALSDQVVSVLSRPKAFRRMRAKARSFVRDNYDAKRVCLPRMLTLVG is encoded by the coding sequence ATGAACGTCCTCTTCGTCCACAACAACTTTCCGGCCCAGTACCGACACATCGCGCGCGCGCTCGCGGGGCGGCCCGGTAACCGCGTCGTTGCGGTCGGTTCGTCGACTGCGACCGCCGCACCGGAGATCCGGCTGCTGAAATACTCGACGACCAAGTCGGATTCCGCCGAGGTGCATCCCTTCGCGCGCCGCTTCGATGTCGAGGCGCGGCGCGCGGAGGAAGTGCTGTATGCGCTGTCGTCGCTGTCGGGGCAGGGCTTCGTCCCGGACCTGATCTTCGCCCATCCCGGATGGGGCGAGACGCTGCCGTTGCGCACGATGTTTCCGCGGGCACGGATCATCCTGTATTGCGAATTCTTCTACGGCGCCGAAGGCAGGGACGTCGGCTTCGATCCCGAATTTCCCATGACCGGTCTCGATGGCAACGTCGCGCTTCATCTGAAGAACGCGACCACGTTGCTGGCGCTCACCGAATGCGATGTCGGCGTGTCGCCGACGCCATGGCAGCGGTCGACCTTTCCGGCCGAATTCCGCAGCAAGATCGAGGTCATCCACGAGGGCGTGGATACCGACGAGGTCAAGCCGAATCCCGTCGCGCGGTTTCGGCTTCCCAATGGCGCAACATTGTCGGCGGACGACGAGGTGATCACCTACGTCTCGCGCAATCTGGAGCCGGTGCGCGGCTTCCACGTCTTCATGCGGTCGCTGCCGGGGATACTGGCGGCGCGGCCGAATGCGCAGGTCGTGATCGTCGGCGGCAGCGGGACCTCCTACGGCGCCAATCCACCGAAGGGTTCGAGCTGGAAGTCGATGTTCCTGGACGAGATCAGGTCGGACATCGACCTTCGCCGCGTGCATTTCCTCGGCCGGATTCCGCGGGATCAGTATCTCGAACTGCTCCAGGTTTCCTCGGTGCACGTCTATCTGACCTACCCCTTCGTGCTGTCATGGTCGCTGCTGGAGGCGATGAGCGCGGGCTGCGCTGTCGTGGTGTCCGACACCGCCCCGCTGCGCGACATCATCTCGGACGGCAACGGGCTGCTGGCGCCGTTCTTCGACATTGATGCGTTGTCGGATCAGGTGGTCTCGGTGCTGTCGCGGCCCAAGGCCTTCAGGCGGATGCGGGCGAAGGCGCGAAGCTTCGTGAGAGACAATTACGACGCAAAGCGTGTCTGCCTGCCCCGGATGCTGACCCTCGTTGGATGA
- a CDS encoding ParA family protein, which yields MPLVISVAQRKGGVGKTTLAVLLAGELDRRTRAVGLVDADSQASACHWAEPGNLSFPVYQLDPETRPVAEWARLMRQIPHQIIVVDSAPNDRVLGAVLAVANIVLMPCTPSGLDIEATARTLDIVREVRATRQTALRAMIVPNRVDQRTLEGQQFIEELDTFGEQIGPMIGSRSAYVRAFALGQSVADFASGTPADIEIKTLADLVMSWARIAPRQFATI from the coding sequence ATGCCGCTTGTCATCTCAGTTGCCCAACGCAAGGGCGGGGTCGGAAAGACGACCCTTGCGGTCCTGCTCGCCGGAGAACTCGACCGGCGCACCCGCGCGGTCGGCCTGGTCGACGCCGACTCGCAGGCGTCGGCCTGTCACTGGGCCGAGCCAGGCAATCTGTCGTTTCCGGTCTACCAGCTCGATCCGGAAACCCGGCCGGTCGCCGAATGGGCCAGGCTGATGCGCCAGATTCCGCATCAGATCATCGTGGTGGACTCCGCGCCCAACGATCGCGTGCTCGGCGCGGTGCTCGCGGTCGCCAATATCGTGCTGATGCCCTGCACGCCGTCCGGCCTCGACATCGAGGCCACCGCGCGAACGCTCGATATCGTCCGCGAGGTGCGGGCAACGCGGCAGACCGCGCTGCGTGCCATGATCGTGCCGAACCGGGTCGACCAGCGCACCCTCGAAGGCCAGCAATTCATCGAGGAGCTCGATACGTTCGGCGAGCAGATCGGGCCGATGATCGGGAGCCGCTCGGCCTATGTCCGCGCCTTCGCGTTGGGGCAATCGGTCGCCGATTTCGCCAGTGGCACGCCCGCGGATATCGAGATCAAGACGCTTGCCGATCTCGTCATGAGCTGGGCCAGGATCGCGCCGAGGCAATTTGCGACGATTTAA
- the galE gene encoding UDP-glucose 4-epimerase GalE, protein MASKGSILITGGAGYIGSHCAKAVAEAGYLPVVYDNLSTGHRDFARWGPLTIGDVADHAKITATIREHGALAVMHFAAFSAVGESVADPQKYYANNVAGTLGLLRGMREAGCDRLVFSSTGAVYGNAGRDPIPESAAGPTVNPYGRSKFMIEQILADYRAAYRFNSVCLRYFNACGADASGTIGELRDPETHLIPRALMALQGHVPDFAIFGEDYDTPDGTAVRDYIHVDDLAAAHIAALELLLKGDTGGVFNLGTGTGYSVREVLDAIRSETGEAVPSVVRERRAGDPPILVADPSNSERGLGFKASRSDLGHIIRSAWAWHRKAHPRRR, encoded by the coding sequence ATGGCGAGCAAGGGTTCGATCCTAATCACGGGCGGTGCGGGATATATCGGATCCCATTGCGCCAAGGCCGTTGCCGAAGCCGGCTATCTCCCGGTGGTGTATGACAACCTGTCCACCGGTCACCGCGATTTCGCGCGATGGGGACCGTTGACGATCGGCGACGTCGCCGATCACGCAAAGATCACCGCGACCATCCGCGAGCATGGTGCGCTCGCCGTGATGCATTTCGCAGCCTTCAGCGCGGTCGGCGAGTCCGTGGCGGATCCGCAGAAATACTATGCCAACAACGTCGCCGGTACGCTCGGCCTGCTGCGCGGCATGCGGGAGGCGGGCTGCGACCGCCTGGTGTTTTCCTCGACCGGCGCCGTCTATGGCAATGCCGGACGCGATCCGATTCCGGAGAGCGCGGCGGGGCCGACCGTCAATCCCTATGGCCGCTCGAAATTCATGATCGAGCAGATCCTGGCCGACTATCGCGCGGCCTATCGGTTCAACTCGGTCTGCCTGCGCTATTTCAACGCCTGCGGCGCCGATGCCTCCGGCACCATAGGCGAACTCCGCGATCCGGAAACTCACCTGATCCCGCGCGCGCTGATGGCGTTGCAGGGGCATGTTCCGGACTTCGCGATCTTCGGGGAAGATTACGACACGCCCGACGGCACCGCGGTGCGCGACTACATCCATGTCGACGACCTCGCGGCCGCGCATATCGCCGCGCTCGAGCTGTTGTTGAAGGGCGATACCGGCGGGGTGTTCAACCTCGGCACCGGCACCGGCTATTCGGTGCGCGAGGTGCTCGACGCGATCCGCAGCGAGACGGGCGAGGCGGTGCCGAGCGTGGTGCGCGAACGCAGGGCCGGCGATCCGCCGATCCTGGTGGCCGATCCCTCCAACTCGGAGCGCGGTCTCGGCTTCAAGGCGAGCCGCTCGGATCTCGGCCACATCATCCGCTCGGCCTGGGCGTGGCACCGGAAAGCGCATCCGCGCCGACGATAG
- a CDS encoding VanZ family protein, with product MIRLCGAITGWLTLAFIAFVTLSPIQDRPSIANPQTEHFAAFAVMALGFALGYPRRTALIAIFIVCSAFTLEAMQLLTPDRHGRLLDAVVKMVGGLAGIGAGRLILLVLQSQFARLRSPAKHSPS from the coding sequence ATGATACGGCTTTGCGGAGCCATCACCGGCTGGCTTACGCTCGCCTTCATCGCCTTCGTCACGCTGTCCCCAATCCAGGACCGCCCCTCGATTGCCAATCCGCAGACCGAGCATTTCGCGGCCTTCGCGGTGATGGCGCTGGGCTTTGCGCTGGGTTACCCGCGCCGCACGGCATTGATCGCGATCTTCATCGTGTGCAGCGCCTTCACGCTGGAAGCGATGCAACTGCTCACGCCGGACCGCCACGGCCGGCTGCTCGATGCCGTCGTCAAGATGGTCGGAGGTCTCGCCGGCATCGGCGCGGGTCGCCTCATTCTGCTCGTGCTGCAAAGCCAGTTCGCCCGGCTGCGATCGCCTGCCAAGCATTCCCCGAGTTGA
- a CDS encoding response regulator transcription factor — MRLLVVEDDPDLNRQLTTALTDAGYVVDRAFDGEEGHFLGDSEPYDAVVLDIGLPKMDGISVLEAWRRNKRVMPVLILTARDRWSDKVQGFDAGADDYVAKPFHLEEVLARIRALLRRATGHAQVELVCGPVALNTRTKRVTVNGNPIKLTSHEYNLLDYLMHHTGRVVSRTELVEHLYDQDFDRDSNTIEVFVGRIRKKLEVDIIQTVRGLGYMLSPPTT; from the coding sequence GTGCGTCTGCTCGTCGTTGAGGATGACCCGGATCTGAACCGCCAGCTCACCACGGCACTGACGGATGCCGGCTATGTGGTCGATCGCGCATTCGACGGCGAGGAGGGGCACTTCCTGGGCGACAGCGAGCCCTATGACGCGGTCGTGCTGGATATCGGCCTGCCCAAAATGGACGGTATCTCGGTGCTTGAGGCCTGGCGGCGAAACAAGCGGGTGATGCCGGTGCTGATCCTCACCGCGCGCGACCGCTGGAGCGACAAGGTGCAGGGCTTCGATGCCGGCGCCGACGACTATGTCGCAAAACCCTTCCATCTGGAGGAGGTGCTGGCGCGGATTCGTGCGCTGCTGCGCCGCGCGACCGGGCATGCCCAGGTCGAGCTGGTGTGCGGGCCGGTGGCGTTGAACACCCGCACCAAGCGGGTCACGGTCAACGGCAATCCGATCAAGCTGACCTCGCACGAGTACAATCTGCTCGACTATCTGATGCACCATACTGGACGGGTGGTGTCGCGCACCGAGTTGGTCGAGCATCTCTACGACCAGGACTTCGATCGCGACTCCAACACGATCGAGGTGTTCGTCGGCCGCATCCGCAAGAAGCTGGAGGTCGACATCATCCAGACCGTGCGTGGCCTCGGCTACATGCTGTCGCCGCCGACCACCTAG